The window GCCTGATTTTTTGCTTTGGAGAAGCTGGAGCCGGGCTGTTTCCAGGGGCTGATGCACAAGGAAGACACACGTGATGATAAGAGGAGTTTTTGGGAGAGGTCTGCTGGCTCTCCAGGCTCTCCACGACAGTCCCTGTGTTATCCAGGGGCCTCTCTCCAGCACTgatcctgctggcagcagctgtgatCCCGATAACCCTGTGGCTGCTTGAGTGCTGATGTCCCTGTGGGCACCAGGATATTCCCTTTGGACACTTGATAGGGGCTATAAATACCAGGTGGGCTCATGTTCCCTCAAGCACCCGGTGGGCTGTGCCAAGTCACCCCAGATGGTCAGGCTGAGAGATTCCTGTGCCCGAGAAATGACTGCAGCCTTTGGAAAAGGGTCTGAGTCCCTGATGTGGGCGCTGGAAGGCTCCACACCCTTGGCCAGGTCCCTTCTCCCAGCTTCTGTTTTTGCAGCACTGGTGTCACCTGGGATCCACATCCCACGTGTCAGGAGCGTTCTGGGGTCTGATGGAGAGAGGCAAGATGCTGCTCAAGGTGTTGCCAGGCTTGTCCCTTCTTCCCAGGACGCCCAAGGCACATCCAGGTTCTGCCCTGAGCTGTTACAGGTTCCCTGCACACCTGGGGTACACCCTCACGCTGCTGCTTGACAGCCTcgtggtgctgctgccccaaAACACACAGAGTCCTGTTCCAGGCCTGCTGTGGAGTCCTTCTCTTGGATATCCACGGGGATTTAATTGCTGGTTTGTGCTGAGCCGGGATTCCCTCCTTGGGGCAAGGGGGAAGGCCGGGGCTAAGTCAGCTCCTCTTGTCTTTATTAACTTGTTCGGTGCACAAACATGGGAGAAATGATGATTTCAGGCACGGTTTGGGGGCCGGCAGCGCTCTGGCTGTGTTACTCTGGCTGGGGAGGTGTCGCACCTCCTCCCTCTTTCCTCACTCCTATGGACTCAGGGAATCCCAGGAAGGTTcgggatggaagggacctcacAGGgcatccagtgccaccccctgccatgcacagggacaccttccacagccCCGTCCAAGCGTGGCTTTGCCCCTTGGAGGGGAGCAGCTTTCCCGGTCCGGGAAGCGCCGCCCGGCGCTGCTCCCTgcggggaaactgaggcacaatTCCCGAACCGCCTCCGGGACGGGATGAGGACCGCCTCCGCCggccaggagggaggaggaggagggcatCAGCCTCCCCCGcccggggctgagcccagcccggcccccgGGGCGGAGCCGGCGGAGCAGCGCCCGgcggagcggggagcggggagcggcggatcccggggcagccccggccggcTCCGGGATGAGCTTCCCGCGGCCCCTGCGCCGCTCCGTGAGCCTCAGCCCGGCTCGCACCCTGCGCCTCGTCGTGCTGGGACAGAGCGCCGTGGGCAAGACAGGTAGGACGGGGctccccggtgtcccctgcatccctctggcatcttcctgcctccctctgctttGCCCTAGCATCTCCCTCCCGGCCAGCGGGACCAACCTTCCCATGGCCCTTAGAAAGCCGGGACGAGGGGCATTCTCCCGGTGTGCCCGCAGCCGGCGGGGTTTAAGGGCGTTGCGTTTCCTTCCCCTCGAGTTTCCCACATGGACACTTCGCAGCCGGGGCTCGTTTCCCTTGCCCGAGGGGTCCCCAGCTGCGTGGGGGCTCGGGAGGAACATCACTGACCAGGAGAACTTTCCCAAAAGCCGGGCTCGGGATTGGGTTTTCCCGGGTATGAGGAGTTCGCTCCTCATTCCCAGCACCCTCGGCAGCTTTGTGGAGCCTCCTCCACAGCGCcggactgttttccttcaggaaaactCCTTTTCCCTGTGCCTTGTTCAGCGTTCTCCGTCTGTGCCTGCTGAGGTGAGGGTTTGGGATACTCTGCTGGGAGCACCTCAGCTCCCTCCTTCACCCCATTCCTTCCTGAGGATTATCCTTCCCTACTTCCCACTCCTCCATCCCGAGCTGTGAGCACTTGGGGGCAAAAGtgttccctgtgtccccagagtgccagggctggggtcaGAGGCAGGGAAAACTGTGGATCCACCTGGCAGTGATCCATGATCCATGCAAAGCCTTCTAGGATGCTGCCGtgcccttggggacagggaaagTCCTGCCCctctggaaaagggaaggcACCACAGCAGTGCCACCTGTGCCGGGCTGTCGGAGCCACTGGAATTGCGTTTCCACGTACAGTAACCGGCGTTAAGGAAAAATCCTAATTCCCTTGATTAAATTGAAGGAAGCacctccccgctgtccccgaGCAATGCTGGAGCATGGAATGGGGCTGAGCCCCGGGGTGCCCAGAGCCCCGAGGGGTCCCTGGCGGCATTTGGCCCCGAAGGAGCAGATGGATGTACGGGGTGTAGGAAGCCTTTGGCTCGCCCCCACCCCAAACACGAGggtctccctgctgctgggcaccccACCCGGCACTCAGCACATTCCCGGCAGCTTTGGGCCCTTCCTGTGGGCAGGTGCGGGGGTTTTTgtgcctccttctcctccttagGGTTGGGATCGTGCCGAGGGTCCTTAAAAACTCCTGCCAGGGGGCTGTCAGCATGTGTGCCTTgcagcagtggggtttgtggcagtgtgacagtgacacaggCCGTGGAATCGGGGCACAGAGAGGTAATTGATCGGTGGCCGGTGCAGAGGAGAGCTGGAGCGTGCCAGGACCAGGGAGCAGCCCCCGGGAACGGCAGGCACGCAGCCCCGCTGAGTGAATCCCTCCCCTtctgtgtcccctgggtgttGTTCTGCACGTCCTCCCCTGCCAGGGGACATCGTGTCACCTTCCCCGGGGGCTGTGCCCGAACTGCCGggtcctgctgcctgccacCCCCTTCGCTGGGGACGAGGACACCTGTCCTGCTGTCTCTGCCCAGCTGCCAGGTGACATCCCAGTGATAGATGGAGTGTGGGAGAGGCGAGGAGGgagccaagagcagcagcagcatcgCTTGAGCTCCTGTGGGGAGGACAGGGGAGGCAGCTGTGTCCCCAAGGTGGGGGTGACATCTCCTGGCCAGGGTGTGAAGCAGGGGAGGCTGAAGGTGGATTTCATCCCCAAGCTGCCAAGCTCTCATCCTGGCAAGATGTGAGTGGGTCCCACTCCGGAGCATccctgggaagagctgctgcatCCACGGGACATAGGGCCAGGTCGGGAGAGTTGAGGGAAGGGAACAAGCAAAGGGCAAATCTCATGTGGGCAGCtgcaagagggaaaaataacctgagtttgggatttttggagcACTTTGGAAACGTTCAGGATCTGATGACCAGAGGTCCCAGTCCCTCCGagcagggatgggtttgggtGCAGCCGTGTGGTTTAAGGATCAGGGCTGTGTGAATCAGCTGTGTGGGCTGGAAatccagcccagctggggccTGTGCtatcctctgctgctgctgcccagagtaAACTTTGCCATaatccagagcagagctctgcctgcagcacgTGGAGTGAAGATGGATCGGCGCTGGGGCCGCCGGGCAGCGGCACAAACAGGGCAGCATGTGGGCACGCACTCGGTGCCATCCCGAGGTAAATCCCCCCTTGAGCCCACAGCCATCCCCCCACCCCACATTTTAAAGCACAATTAACCCTTCCAGCTCCAAGGAAAGCCCTTCCCGAGGTGACTGATGTTcaggatgagaagaaaaaaagctccTTATAAGGCTGGGTGGCCGTGGCCACTCTGCCTGCGGCTGCTTCCCCCACTGGCAGCTCCCCTCGTGTTCCTGTGCTCCAGCCAATTTTTAATCAATCTAATTGGCTCCTCTTCTCATCCCACACCATGTGCTCCAGCTTTGGGTGGCTGCCTGACATATGACACACAATCAGGTGCTCTCTAGAGACCGAGCCTGCCTCGTCCTGCTCCCCCCGATAATTCTTTGCCCTCTTTGAAGGTGCCTGTAGGTGCCTCCTGCGGGATCCCTGGTTATCTCCTCAGAGCAGTTTGGCTAAGTTacctgctttttttcctcaaatcccttccctgctgggcaGGTTTTTAACCCAGAGGCAGACTGAGGGCGGGGGGGGGTGCTGAGAGGATGGTGACCCCCCCCAAAGAGGAGCCAAGCAGGTGTGGGAGGCAGTAGAAGTTCCTGCatccctctttccctttctgtggTTATTTAAGCCTGGCCCATGTGTGGTGCCGCATTCCTGGGATAAACACACAGATCCTAATTGACTTGGTGTGGGTCTGTGAGGGCAGGACACCAGCAAAATCTGCTGCTGGGTAGCTGGGATAAACTGACCCTGGGCTGCAAGGGAAAGGGAGCTCCAAGTGTTGCTCCAGCTTTGGGGTTGGCCTTTCATTTCCCCTTTTGTTTCTGGGGGGGTTTTCATCACATCTTAGTTCTGGTGAGTTTTATCCTCCTGTCCCGCTcccagtctgttttctcttcatcctctccctcctgtctctgtgctcctgcctagctctttttgggttttttccccccgtTTTTTTCCACTGTTCCACTAATTTCACTTCCCACTTCTCTTGCCTTTCCAAGCCAGCTCTCAACCTCTCCACTACCTTTCACTCTCATCCCCATTATCATCATCAACGCCTTGAAGGGCTCAAGCACCATTTCCACCCTCCACTCCTGCCCTCTCTTCACCTCCCAGCCATGGCTTTGTCCAGAAATTCCCTCTCCAGGCATCAGCACTGCATTTCCAAAGCAGCTTCCTGGAAAAGATGCTAGGGCCAAAAAGGCCCCAGGGAGGGTTTTGCCAGCAATTTGGGCTTTGCCTTACTGGGCTCTGGTGCAGGGGGAAGTGTAATCAGATGAGGGGGTTTAATTgcctgagctgtggctgctcctgctgctcctttgccCTTGCAAGGAGGAAAAATTAGTCCAGAGGACTGACAGCTCCAACAGGGTTCATTatgtttttttccagcactgacCGTACGATTCATCACCAGGAGATTCATTGGAGACTATGACCCAACCCTAGGTAGGAAAActccttttccttgctgctgccaCTGTGGCAGAGCCAACTCTTCTCCCAAATTCACCATactccctcttcttcctcctcaacCAGACAGTGGACATCCTGACACCTCCCCGGGTCCTGCATgcctttttgcctttctggtgTTATTTAGGCAAAATCTGTTGGGATGAGCCATTGGATTGCACAGGGAAGTGCTGCAGGCTCAGTCATGGgatcatagaataatttagaaTCATTTAGAATCATAGGatcacacagaatcatttaggtttgTTGCCCTGGTTTCTGGACTTCTGAGAGTCCAACCATCGAACCAACAGTTCCTCCTCAGTTCCtcaaattccttcccaatctgCTAGGGGGTGGCTTTTAAGGGACAGGAGACATCTAAGCCCCTGGAGCCTGTGCTCTCCTAAATTCTAGGATTtggagattttttcttttttgcatttgggttattttttgaGCACTGAAGCCATGTCTCTTCTGGAATGTCCCAGAGATGTCCCCTACCCCCACTCTCCTGTAGagtccctctccctcccttgtCACTCCCACACTTTGGTCACTTTGGTGACCAAGGCCacctgggctgtggctgctccctggggtTTCTCTCACACACCTTCCCTGTGTATCCTGCCCAGAAATGATCTACAGGCACGTGGCTGTCATCGATGGGGAGATGGTGCACTTCGAGATCCTCGACACGGCTGGACAGGTGAGCTCAGCTGGGAAAACACCATGGGATCAGAACGGCATGCCAGGGAAGGCAGTCCCTGCTCTTCCACTGGCCTAATTCCTGCTGTCTGGAACCCCATGGTGGTTATCTCAGGAAAAGGGTGTTTTGGTGCATTTATGTCTAACCTCAGTTACAGTGTGGCTTCAGGTGAGTATTCCCCCATTCCTGTGCAGGGCATAGCTCTGCTTCCCGTGCCAGTGGAGCACCCTGGCAGCTTAAGGGAGCACTGATTCCCCCAGTATCCACACCAGGACAGGGCTGATGGCCGTCCCCACCTGCCACACTGCCTAagccaccccatccctgccctgggctgtccccaaaCCCTTCATGGAGACGGTGCTGCACCCTCGGGGGGTTTTCCAGGGATAGCATCCAGCGGTGCTGGCATTCTAGCAGCGCTGACAGGAGCCTGTgtgccctggcaggaggaggaCTCCCTGCAGATCGAGGAGAAGATCAAGTGGGGTGACGGCTTTGCCGTGGTGTACTCGGTGACCGACCGCTGCAGCTTCGACGAGGTGATGCGCCTCTGCTTCCTCATCAACCACCTACACGCCAGCCCCAAGCGCAGCGGCGCTGCCGAGCAGCCGCCCGTCGTCATCGTGGGCAACAAGAAGGACCTGCAGTTCGACAGGATGGTGTCCACCGAGGACGGGGAGAACCTCTCCAAAGCCCTCAAGATCCCCTTCTACGAGATCTCCACGCGGGACAGCTACGAGGAGCCGGTGGCGGTGTTCAGCAGCCTCtaccaggagctgctcaggcaggggCACTTCTCCCCAGGCTCCTTCAAGAGGAGGACAGTGTCCAAGCTCATGGAGAAGATTCCCAAGATGCAAGCCAGCTCCACCCTGAACTCCACAGGCCGGAGCCTCAGCTTTAACTCCTTCAGGGACTACATTCCCGAGTGAGCGGCCGGGCTCCAGCCCGGGATGGGGgcggctgctggggctgtgccggCTCTCTGGAGGGGAGGGTCAGGAGTGGAGAGGGTGGCACTGAGGTACAAAAGCCTGTGGGTTCTTCTTCTTCAAGGGGCTTTGTGCCAGCGGGGAATGTTTTCCTCATCCACCTGATCcctttgttccctcctctccctccctctggcaTGGCTGCAGTGTAGCCGAGGTTGCCCTGGTGACTCCAGTGGTGTTGGGACCACGTTTGGAGGGAGGCTCAGACCCAGCACAGACATGTCTGGGGGGGCTTTCCCCCTCCCCTGAGCTGGCTGGGTGTGTCTGTACCCAAATCCAGCACCCACCAAGCTGGGTGACTCCTAGGGCTGTGTTGGCTCCTGGGCTGGCACCAGCCGTTCCCTGGGAATGGAGCCTTGCTGTGGCTTCCTCAGCGTGGCTGGTGAGTAAAACCCCCTGGATCCTCAAACCCTTCCAGCCcatcctggctgtgctcagtaGCGTGGACACAACAGAGGTGATTCCAGAAGCTGTTTGCAGGTGCCCCTCTGCTCATCCACTGCCCTGTTCCCAGAGGGAAAATCACCGTGGGCTGAGGACTTGTCCTTTagcacagggatggggcagggaaggCGTGGGGAGGAGCCAGGCTCATGGCTCacacccttccctccctctgggTGATGTGTGGCTGGTCGggttggctgtgctgggaccccgTGGTGTGactcccctgtcccccctgttGTGACCGACCCCATtgtctgctgctgtgtcctgtgaCAATAAAAGCTGAGTTCCCAACTGCCTGTGGCACTCCCAGGATAGGTTATTTTAGGGAGCTTAAGGAAAGGAGTGCACTGGTGTGGGATCACCCTTAAACTAGGGCTGGGCATTCCCCTTATCCtccccctgagccctggcaccACACACCCTCCTGGCTCCCACCACCCCTAAAAGGCTTCCCTGGAGGATCACAGCCTGGGAAGCCACTTATCCCAcctccccagcctgctccagaaCCCAGCCAAGCACCCTTTTCCCTCCTACAGCTCCCAGAGGTGTTTCCTGGTGCTGCTTGTGTCTATCCCAGGGGTTTCCCTCCAAGGAAGAGGATTCATTGTATTCCATTTCTCTTCATACACCCACGTTCCCCCGTGGGAGGGAAAATGAGCCCCATcaaggagctgggctgggaaagcAATTTGTGGCTGCTCCTTCTCAGCAGCTTCATTAAAATCCCACTTTTATtgaattaaatttaatttagtgAATTAAAAttccctcagggctctgtgtATGGGCAGAGCCCAGAATGGGCTAACATGCCTCAGTGGGCTGGACAAGGGTGGGggggttgtttatttttaggggTTTATGGCATTCCCAAGGGAGTTGAACACCGGGAGCTGGGTTGGGGGGTTTGTGATCCAGCAGCTGGTGTGGCTGTTGCTGCCCTGGCTGAAGAAGATCCAGTTTGGGAagtgctgggatggggagagaagAGCTCAGGAGGGCTTGAACTGCACTGGGACACTGAACACACACTTGAGCCTGTCACATGAAGGATTTGGGTGCTCTCATTCCACGCTGATCAGTTCCCAAATATCCCCAAGGCTTGTCCAAGGGGATGGGTTTAGCTGCTGGCTGGAGCCGGGCATGGTGGAATCCCACAATATTCAGCAGGATTTATTCCAAGTGATGGATGAGACAGGACCAGCTCATGAGCAGGAAGCCAGGCCAGTGCTGGAACAGCATCCCCACTGCTCCTGGCACTGGAGGAGCA is drawn from Prinia subflava isolate CZ2003 ecotype Zambia chromosome 5, Cam_Psub_1.2, whole genome shotgun sequence and contains these coding sequences:
- the LOC134550927 gene encoding ras-related and estrogen-regulated growth inhibitor-like — protein: MSFPRPLRRSVSLSPARTLRLVVLGQSAVGKTALTVRFITRRFIGDYDPTLEMIYRHVAVIDGEMVHFEILDTAGQEEDSLQIEEKIKWGDGFAVVYSVTDRCSFDEVMRLCFLINHLHASPKRSGAAEQPPVVIVGNKKDLQFDRMVSTEDGENLSKALKIPFYEISTRDSYEEPVAVFSSLYQELLRQGHFSPGSFKRRTVSKLMEKIPKMQASSTLNSTGRSLSFNSFRDYIPE